The sequence CTGACCTAGTAGCCCTCGCCACGCCATTCTCCGCACATCCTGTCcaacctcattggctgagatcatcaagattgatgatcttagccaatccaatgtttaccCATAGATGGACTGGGAGAGTAGGAGCAGCAATTAACTGAGAGCCGTGTCAGACTTGGTTGTCACAGGGGAAGAACCTATTGTGGTTGTATGCCACTTGAGGTATAATAACCCTGCAATCATAACATTGCCGTATTTACTAAACCGCAATGTTTTTTAGATACAGGATTAAACCTAAGGGGGGGCCTCTGCACCCCGAccccttcattgagatgaagtggtctggatacctTAAGTTGTCCTTTACAGAGGCTCTGTCACTGGGGttttattttgcaaagacccccattGCAACTTCATCACTTGGTGTGCGTTGCCCATGGAGTGCAGACCATCATCCGTGAATCCTCTTAATCTCATGGCACTTGATCTGTCAAGAGCCCCTGTCAGTACTGAATACTGCTTTGATGTATATGGAGAATTCCGCAGGAGCGTTTCATAGACAATGCATTTTTCCCCATAACCATCACTAGTGACTGCTGAGCGACATGACAACACTTTACAAACATAGCTTCATCTATTGTCAAGTTGTTAGGTTAAGGGAAAATACATAAGTCAAATTAGTCCATACTTTGCCTTATGTATTGTTGGAGAAATAGGAGAGAAAAGAAGAACATAATGAGAGACAGGAAGAAAAGCAGAATCGATTGAGGTAAGATAAGCATGCTGTAACAGATACGTAAGCTTTAAATGCACATTTCGACTTGCCTGAAATAAATGGTTCATGACATATTACTGAAAAACTATATTAAATGTCTAATATTTCAAGTAATTTGCAAAAGTccataacttaaaataaaattataatgtaATGCAATTTTCTAGTTTTGCTGGGAGAGTAACtattaatatttttctttcaGCGACCAGGAAAGTTAGAAGTACTTGACCCAGAAGGTACTTGTATTTGTATTCTTCAAATcaggaggtttttttttataaaaaatagggTTGCATTCAGAAAGGAAAAAGGTTGGGGAAATGGGAAAATTGGAAAATACTATCAGTTGCTCTAAAGTGCATTTACATGTGTACAATGATTAAACCTTTCACTGCTCAAATTGTATACACACGTTTTTACTTTCATTTCCTATGCAAAGCAAAATGTAGTCCACAAAGTCTCACCTATCTTACCTTTTTATTCCAGGAATGACTGTAATCTTTTAGATGAATAGATTTCTCTGCCATGAACTGATTCcacacatttaaaggaacactatagtcacctaaattactttagctaaataaagcagttttagtgtatagatcattcccctgcaatttcactgctcaattcactgtcatttaggagttaaatcactttgtttctgtttatgcagccctagccacacctcccctggctatgattgacagagcctgcatgaaaaaaaaaactggtttcactttcaaacagatgtaatttaccttaaataattgtatctcaatctctaaattgaactttaatcacatacaggatcacttgcagggtctagcaagctattaacatagcagggaataagaaaatcttaattaaacagaacttgcaataaagaaagcctaaatagggctctctttacaggaagtgtttatggaaggctgtgcaagtcacatgcagggaggtgtgaccagggttcataaacaaagggatttaactcctaaatggcagaggggcatgttctatacaccaaaactgcttcattaagctaaagttgttcaggtgactatagtgtccctttaataccacattgagatatttagaaaaatattcgTTAAAAGACAGCTTCCCCCTTTCAAACAGTAAACTTCAAAAATCATAACATTTCTGTGGTCAGTTAGGGGGGGGCATAAATGAGTGCTAACACACGCTTCTTAGCATTACAGAGATTCCTGTAACCGCTCTAAGAACTTATGTTTTAGAAATCTATGATTTAACTGTACTTACTATATGTGAGTAATTGGTACGCTGTCCTGCTAGCAATACCACCAGGTacttacaattttttatttatctgttttgtcacacctactgtatgtgagaaaaaaaagtgtatttttgttTCTATACTAATATTTCAAACCCTTTGTAAAATATTGCTGCATGTTGCCTAAAGCTTCTCAGTCACTCAAGCATTTCATTCCAATTgacaaataaatgaaaagtaaataaaagttttGGAGGTTTCAAATTCAATTAACATTTTTTCAAACATTTTCACAAATTGTGCGATAAGTGAGTATTTCCAAGAGTAAATATTTTAGCAGTCATTTCTATGTACACGGAATAATTATCTTTACAATGTTTTGCAGATGGCTTTTTCACAGATACTTGTTCGTTGATTCCTCGGTAAGTACaaataatggaaacaaaatgtATTATTGGGTTTTGATTAAAGTTCTATTTAGTAAAAAACTAATTTCAAATAGGACATGCGTAATGCGGTACcaaatagagtttttttttttttgttttgcaatatTTGCAAACCGATCCTCCATGCACGCTCATGACACTTGAATGTAAAGCTGACTCAATTCCTCAGTGGCAAGGTTTCAGCCAACATGAATGCAAAGTTCCCTGAGTAGCTCCATTAAAGAAACTCTCCATATCCTTAAAGCACCTAAAGTGGCGCTGCCACCGTCTGGGGACACCTGATGGTGACATCGCTGCTGGGAGGTCCAGGGGGCAGGCAAAGGTTAGGGCCAACTTACCCGAACCTGTCCCTTGTGGGAGCTGCTATCTTCTTCCAGCAGATCCTCTTGCGTGCGAGTACAGTATTAAGGTCTATGGAGGACACCACGGGATCCTCTATAGATAAAGCAAAATCCCTGCAGCTGTCATTGGtgaaggctggggggatttacACTTTTTTAAACTCCAGTAGCTGTGTCTAGAAGTGTCCGgcataggaaatatacagagataaAGTAGGGTTCTTTACAGTGAGGACAATGAAGATATGGAATTTTCTtttctgcctaaagaggttggcttatcagattctatagatagataaactaaatatttaaggatataattgatattatgtaaacaggttgtggatccaaggagaaatctgattgccattatcgAGTCAAGAAGATTTCACcgctcccccctcacccccccccccccaacttttgGTGGCATCATTGGAAAGGTCTGcaattgtttagtttttttttttttttatcaaccgcATAAAAGAATGGACTGTCACTAAGTGCATGCCATCTCCAGCTGATTTTACAAAATAACATGATTGTAGTGTACTTCAATGGCCTTCACACTCCTTATACTTGAGTCCAATCAAGATCTTTTGGGATGTGATAAAAAGGGAAATTCACAGTATGAACATGCAGCCATCATATCTCCTGCAGCTATGTTATCTTATAATGTCAACATAAAGCCAAGTCTCTAACAATGTTTATAGAGACTTGTAGAATCTGTAATGTTCTACCCAGTATTAGACAGGTGTTACTAGTGGCCGCTGAGAAGATGTGTTTGCATATATCTTGATATATTGCATTGGCAAATATACAAGTTACATACCAGATATGCATGCTTATATTTCACTTGTTTTACAGGAGGCATAACTCTGAAGACTTGCCCTTTACCAACAAGGTAATCCCAACTCCTGTTTTATTAACTGTTGACTGCTAAAAAAATTCACATACTGCAATACTAGATATTTGCAGTCCGTTTAAAAAGTACTATTCCTTCCCACTGATCATATTTTCCCCTCTAATGTCATCGAGGAGGCGATGATTCAATCCAATGCTCCCctgtgcgcatgcgtggcaagcatGCATGCACATCCAATGCttttcataggaaagcactgaattaaATGCTTTCACATGATGTAACCATTTTATTGGTCAGTGCCATGGGGAACACCTCTAGGTGGATTTAGTCTTTcaatttaaatattgcagtttctaaaaaaaaaaaagaaaaaagctatgTTTTCCATTGCTGGTTTAAAATGACAAGGCAAAAACACCTAGCCATTGAGACAATGTGTTCTTTGtgactatagttgtcctttaataaCATAATTCCCTGCTACTTTAAAGGGAATAACCTTTACACTATATACATTGTGCTGGCCAAATCAAATTTATATCCCGTAATTATGCATTTGAATGTTTATTTTCACTTGCCAGGGATTTTGCAAGAACCATGTTATATTGAATATACACCTACTTGAATGCCCGCCTTCTCGTGCACACAATCTGTGGATGCCAGtctcaatttaaaaacaaaaaaacaatgctgAGAATATCACAGCCTATCTGAGATTTCTACAATCCATTTCCACAGCAGGCAGTGCACTAAAATTACGTTGTTCTGTTTGTGCTGAATTGATTGTTAATACCATTTCTATTCATTTTTTGTAGCACACAATAAATCATCAGATTGGAAAATTGCAAGTACTTGGTAAAGAAAATAAAGGTTTGCGCCCTTACTTGTAAATTCATtgcttccttccttcctttttttttttttttggtttttcagTCCTTTTGTAACGAAATTTTGATATAAGAAGATATTTTGTTTATCTTATGAAACTTGTTTTTTTATGTAGAATAAATCTAATTCCACTTTTAAATAGACAAAATGTGAATGTACACTCCGCTGTAAATTTACCGTACATACATTAGTGCATTAAAAATATATGCACTTTAAacataaaggaacgctatagcatcaggaatacaaacatgtattcctgacactatataggtATAAAATATCTTATAGGTCCCCAGCTCCTCTTAACCCCTGTTAAAAAaaggtgatattttttttttttttttggcaatgcgccaatcagcatctcctcatagagatgcattggatctatgcatctccatgaggagcgttcagtgtctccatgcaaagcgtgAAGACGTTGACGGCTAGTGCTGAGTGCTGCATACTGTGTAGcattggactaggaagcacctctagtggccatctgagttactgcccctagaggtgttcctaggcagcaatgaaaaggcaatatttacattaataagcctgcagggacaggctgtagacatcagaactaaattaagctgtagttgttctggtgactatagtgtcccttaattaACAATATGTAACTGTATGGTCCTCTTTTTCTCATGCATCAGATCCACTTACCAGATGTCCTTCATCAAattttcacaaaaaaatattcatttgTGTATGAAACAGTGAGCAGATGTTTATATGTTAAATGtatcatatttatttttcagatgaggcggtaatttgtcccATTGGAACAACATCACggtataataattaaaaacaaatttttttttttctttctttctttttttttttttcttcccttaagtaccaaacttctgaaataaaagggaatcatgacatgtcacacatgtcatgtgtccttaaggggttaaactatataaTGAACATGTAAAATCATATCTCTGGATTGTGTTACAGAGAGTAGATACTTGATGACCCATAAATACTGTGTCTGCCCCTCCCATGGATGTTTAATATGTGCATTTGGTTTGGTTatccctgacagcatgggccacccgatggacccctccatatgcggccccggcggtttgccgccggggccgcaagtggtgatggcggtaccctgTCACAGCGGTACCACCGGCTCGCGCCCGCCTGcccaatttgtaaaaaaaatttgaaaatccctaccgcccacctggaatcctgaaacgcccactagtgggcggtagggaccaggttgacgacccatggtttaaACCATGCTCCTTTTATTTTACCTTAATAATGTTTGTTTATTCCTTCTTTTTGTTCTTAAAGCTTTGATCATATTGTGAAGTTGCATAGAAAATTCCAAGCTGGGCATCTCTAAGTTTTGTGGAGAACGTTCTAGATATTGCTGTTTGTATCATGTTCACTTGTTTGCaaattctcccatcttctaattcGTCTTCATTTCCTATCCAGTGGTGCAAATCCTGTGAGGGACACAAAGCACAGAAAGATTGATTTCTTTCCTTTTAAAGCATATCATTAGTGACAAATTCACTCAACAGAAATATACCAGGCAATTAGCTGACTGCAATTCTTCACACGTGTACACTAAGTAATGTGCTTTGATTTACTCTTGTTTCTCCGTTATTTGTCTCTTTCTAAATGGATTCTGGAAGCATACCTGTCAGACAGGTCATGAAACCTATTTCCAGAACACATGCTCCAATCGTGTATTGCTGTAAATGAAGGTTATGGCTTCTGAGCAGTAGATTACACAGAtgttattacagttttttttattattcaggctTCCTTTTAGAGAACTGTTTCTATATAACTTGACCTCAAGGTGTTCAAAAGAGAGTAGACACCCGGCCGGTAGTTACTAGAATTTCAGGAATGCAGAACATAATGACCGACCATCCTTCATGGATAAGGCCCTGCTTTTGGAAGCATATATTCTAAGTGCTGTAGATGACATTGATGTGAGGGGCCGAATGCATGGTATCATAATTTATCCTCCTTATGTGCTGCATATGTTCTTAGATTGATGGGTGGTTATAATCCAAATTCAATTTGAGGCCTGTAATGTAAAATCAGGACAGATTTAGCATTAGAATGAGAGTAGATTCCCAAATTAACCAGGAACTACTAAAAGGAAACAGACACCAGAAATCATACATGAATTGGAATACCTTGAAAGGTACAGGAATCAGATGATCTGCaaatgattaaaggaccactctaggcacccagaccacttcagcttaatgaaattgtctgggtgccaggttgtcatgccttaactaccggtaattccctgtctcttccgggttgacggagtttagccacaccccttctctgacgcggtctccccacgctacataatgcgaccacgccagatacaagacgctggattattgaacagcgttaccgcgatatcaaaccggctaaagatACTCTGCAACCTCtacttgtgtaccgaaccggactggaaatctacttaccctccttctactctcctcgaccacggctagtatctggactttccTCATCCTGTTTGAGaaacttccctccccggaggagaactccgggaacctgatttttcaaccttggaagctaagtcaattattatatttgtaataggaacttacctgctctcaagcccgctaagcattcctgctacagcctgctctcaagtccgctaaGCATTCATGCTACAGCTGCTCTCAGGCCTGCTATCTCTAGCAccaaaacgaatcactcctgcTTCAACTTCATTTCTAACTTCATCCGTTCCCTTAAAACTTGCAAActccaatgtgctagattgcatgtatgtcagaagctgcttactccatttaaacaaacagcgaagtaattaaagatacagtacctgtattttccataattgaatacacagttcctatTCTATTCTCTAAGTATCCTAATCAACAATCTAAGTACTAGGAGATCTGCAGATGTGCTCCATATCAATATATGTAAGCGTTAcacaggtccagctaggtttaacccatttttttataaacctagcagtttcagagaaactgctatgcttataaattggttaagccttccccctaatcctctagtggctgtctcattgacagccgctagaggcgcttgcgtgattctcactgtgaaaatcacagtgagagcacgcaagcgtccataggaaagcattgtaaatgctttcctatgcgaccggctgaatgcgcgtgcagctcttgccgcgcgtgcgcattcagctgacggggcggagaggaggaggagagctccccgcccagtgctggaaaaaggtacgttttactccttttcccctttccagagccgggcggaagggggtccctgagggtgggggcaccctcagggcactctagtgccaggaaaacgagtatgttttcctggcactagagtggtcctttaatgtaacaTGGCTGCAGCCTAAAACAGTGACAACCCTAGGAACTGACATTGGGAGGAATTATACTATGGACTAGAGATAAACGTTGGGTGTTCTTAAACAGGGGATTCCCCTCTTTTGTGGAAACCCTGCTGCTCACCCCAGAGAGATGGGCTCCCATAATAGCCCCAGAACTCCATTCATGCGCCTGGAGTtccattttaattgttttattttttccagaagGGGGTGTACCCACTCAAGTCTACACTCCTGCGTGAATCCGACTATTGGCCTTTATGTGGATGTTCTACCTACTCGGTATCATATTCTCTTAAATAAAGatctgcaaaaaacaaaacacaacaacaacaaacaaagggctTGGGTTagacacaagaaaaataaatataaaaacatttaccAAAATACCTCCTATCACAATCCTAGGAGTGAAACCAGGAGCTAGTTTTTAAGGATGTTAAACAGTAAAATTAGACTCTTTAAATATAGATAACAATAAGCATGCAGCAATAATTCTATAACCATTAAACACAGTAATCTCTAGCTGCTTTCACTCTCCCAATAATGATTAAAGTTCATATATTCCTCCATATACAAATGTGTCCATAAAACAGTTGAAATAGGTCAATCCACATGTAGCAGTCTGACGTAAATGTAGCAGTTTGTGAAAAGGCTGATCAGTATACAACCACATCAGCTAAGGTGTAGCCACAGAAAGTGCTCAGCATTCTACTACTTCCAATAGTGTAAAAGCCACTTATTAAAGTATGTGCATCCAAATGAGAATTGCCTGGATCTACATACACATAAGAACATAAGGAAACAATAAGATGCAGCAGTATATCTTTAAAACCAACAGAAAGAAAGACATAGTGCTCTCTGtaaggtttatttattaaaattatgaataaaaaaaCACTTAGTTAAGAAAGCGTATCAGGAAATCAGCCCCTGGTTGCCCCATTTTGGTGTTCCAGCTGGCATTCACGTGGAGGAAACTCATAACATGATTCTGTTCCCCGGATACAGTCTGTCTATCCGGGGTTCGGTAGGCGTTCAACTGCTCGCGGCCAGTCTTTTCTGCTTCTCCATCTGGATTCCAATCTCTTATCCAGAGCCATTGCATTACGTGTATTTTATGAACAAAGATTCACTTCCTCAGAGTAAAAccatgaagaaaaacaaaaacctgtTGGGCCATATAGTTTTCCCCAATTCTTTGAAAATCGTTCTTATGTAGCAATATGACTCAACATTGAATGCTTATGTGGGCCACCATTACAATTTCGCTGTAATAATAATCAAAGTGTATTAGCAGAAAGGATGTGGGATATCCTGTAGTGTAGATAATTACCCGATTTATACTTGTATAAATGAGTCACCCAGTTGACCCTGTAAGTACAAAACATCTTTTGAATCTGAGATTTGAATAggatgtgtagtttgtgtattaaTCAACTGATCTATCTTACCAgccaattatattaattatattatttaatttttattccaGACCAAGCAGTGCCATAAGAAGACCAGGATCCGCTGAAATTAAATGTTACTCGCCAACTAAACAGATTTCCTTATGTGCAGTAAAACGTTTATCGCAAAGGTATTGTCTTGTATTTTGATATATGCATGTCTTTATGCAAACCTTTTGCAAATCTAGTAAACCGCTGCTTTAAGGACTTGTTGTCCAGCTTGATACCACTCCGTATGGAATGTTGTAGACCTTATTAGGAAAATATAATCTGTCAGTGTCTGAATTGGGAAATTATAATGTGCCTTAATAAAGGCTGAGCTTGTATGGCCAGTGAAATCTAGCTTCAGGCTCTGTAACTCctttcccccattttttttttttttttatagtttctatatttttattgagAAATGGATATATTTTCGTGTACGTTTAAATGTTCATACAGAGTACAACAGCattgttttactattttttgtTTCCAGTACAGTGTTTTCAATACAATACATGTCACGTAAAGAAGGGACGGTTACATATCATTATAAGAGTCGCATCTCCGTACACCAGCTATTATTGATTTTGCAGCTGTTAAAAGAAAATAGAGTAGGGAATATTTATATCTACCCACCGGTATGGCCGTGAGGTGAAATAATAAGGCCGCCGGATATTGGAGAAGTAGGAGTCCCGTAACCACCCTTATCTCATTCCTTATCTGTACCCAGAATACTTTCACctgtgggcatgtccaccagatatgttCTAGCATACCTTTAGCACTCCCACACCTCCGACACACCAGTGAGTGTGATGGCACAAATGTATGTATTCTGGCTGGAGTGTTCTACCATCTCGAGAGCAACTTATAGTTTCTTTCTTCAAGCTGGACACTGGTTTGTGCGTGAAAGGTTAAAGTGAAAACTGTGAGCCATTACATGTCTTGTAGTGGTGAAGGTAGGGAGGTATTCCATACATTGACAAAGAAGGGGAGTGTGGAGTGAAAGGATTGTTGCAATAGTTTCATAGCATGTGGAGGATATCTTGGGCAGCACCTGCCTTAGGAGATATTGGTTGTGGATTTCCGAGATTGAAAACTAACCCCTCCGCTCCTGCCAGGAAGAATGGATTATGAGATATTGGGTATTTGGGtgacccccacccccttttttttttttttttttcttttttaatattttgtatttttttatatcaagCTTGGTATCATTTTTGGTATTGTATAGGCTGTATAGTGTCTATCAACTGTCCAAATATGATATTGTTTTAGCAATAAAATAATTGATTGATTGTGTCCTTACTGTTTATTTCCAGTGGTGATGCTTCAAGTTCTGATCATATAGAAAGACTGTCAACAGAGATGAATTCCAGTGGCATTCCAAGCAGTTCCACACTAGAACCAATTGGTACCtatttaaatgtacataaatTGTAGATGGGTTAATTCTTGATCTTTAAATTATTTGTGGCAAATTTTCCCAAAAGATGATAAATAGCCAGAGATGATGTTAATGGGGAACTATTGCTTCTCTGAAAATTACTCTGttgggaataaaaaaaagaaaaaaaacagtaaaaagcaTCCAGAAttaatgtaaacttttttttttccccctgtaatGCGtcgtgtgaagaaaatagacttttatttaatattttcttctttattctgGCTTTTTCCTCCATTTACTGCATGGATATTgaatattggttcggtagtttgaaactaccgaacaccgaccaccctcctggctcattaacttgaaaagaaccgactattaagtgctccctgggcggccactgttcgtatagccgaacgccacgtggaatagaaaacggcggccatcttgttcgcacgaggggagtcagcgggacttggtcgtcgagtgtctggaactaaaatcggacactcgacctcccgaaccaccgctgaaactaccgaatgcctgcttcctttagttacctaacagccaggagagcgccattcggtagttttgttcatatggacaaggggagcaatcgctcctatgagccaggaggatccattcggtactttgttcccttttttttttttttaacagtttttctgaattgaccgaccgcacacgctgaatttgtggaactgttttgggcaggagcctcgtgtgtggtcggtaacatatgacttccatactttttaagaacccctgaaccgatctgggtgaaatttggatatgtttgtcccccagatcggggctatcaggggatataatttgtggggataccttgtggggaaaggggtgttccaacttttggggaaattgtgtgccctctacctggagataattgatttattccttaacttatctcaatatctcccaggcagagggaagacgtgtattactgtaaaactgtatgatgattggttaatgtctttgtttgctgtgagaggtcctcttgcaggaggatttctcataaaagccagtgtgttttcaataaacttcattcctgttacacccttcatgaagtctaggctcatgtttggggaatattctgtttgctggggagaatcgtcttggaagctgcattcatctacactattcctctactccctgctgcagctataatcacttctgctcagctattgggaaaggaatagaagaccgcagtaccataaccactgcaagtcTTAACACTCAGATTTCTACATTTATATTCAATTTTTAGCAAATTACACAATCCAGTTTAGTCTAGGCACAGctagggcacacattgcaaatggggaGAAGAAACACAAAACGTTTTTATTTATTCCGTGCTGTTTTGTTTGTGTAGATAAGCATATTGCTTATGTATTTTTTAGGATAGATGGAAACAATATGTTAATGTTTTTTGAGTAGTAAGTTTCAAATGTGTACCCAATCTTCGCAAACTTTATGCCTAAAAGTTTCCAGTAATATATCTGTATACGTAGAGGGTACTAGGACATGATGACTGAAATACAACTAACCATGTGCTTTTCAATTCTTAAGATAAAGGATCTCAGTCGCAAGCAATTCAAAATATAAGTATTAAAAAGGAGCAGGAAGAATCTAGTGATGAAGAGGAAAGTGGTGATGAAACTGGAGGAGCACCCACACAATTATGTGCAGaggtgacattttttttattttattttttaaattaaccacTAATCATTTAAAATAACACTAATGGTAAATTTTAGAAACATCATAATTAATTTgcgtttttctttttcaaaatcctgtttaaagtatttctttatttaattttttttcctgtgctcccttatttttttttatttttttgtcaatctttcttttattaaggcacatatgaggggtacagaatagaaggaGGGAAATGCATGGGTATTTCACGACAGAGGATTAGTATATAGAAAACA is a genomic window of Pelobates fuscus isolate aPelFus1 chromosome 8, aPelFus1.pri, whole genome shotgun sequence containing:
- the ERICH2 gene encoding glutamate-rich protein 2, which codes for MVNSVSGSRSVNTLQSLDLRGQRRKHLGRGAAMNSTQIKGVNSSIALSKRPGKLEVLDPEDGFFTDTCSLIPRRHNSEDLPFTNKHTINHQIGKLQVLGKENKDEAVICPIGTTSRPSSAIRRPGSAEIKCYSPTKQISLCAVKRLSQSGDASSSDHIERLSTEMNSSGIPSSSTLEPIDKGSQSQAIQNISIKKEQEESSDEEESGDETGGAPTQLCAEFLNAVMDKDYKLAQKLCQMLLLYEPENPEAKEFSPLIEEMLQIEAQESDTEDDDDDDDDDDDDDETDEESYSSESSEDSSTGNSEDSSEDESDN